One region of Flavobacterium pisciphilum genomic DNA includes:
- a CDS encoding RNA polymerase sigma factor — translation MSQSKIHPDQMYIEGLAANDSAVIQSIYKKFVPKVVSFIMNNSGDKDQAQDVVQEIMILLFNQAKAKSLELTCPFDAYFFLLCKRKWLNELKKTSNKGVTINEDVASMNESAHELVDQTEAFEEKQHLFDTMFQKLGDKCQELLKLSFTIKSMEEVAAKMNVTYGYVRKKKSLCIGQLTEWIQETKNFKTLKNK, via the coding sequence ATGAGCCAATCCAAAATCCACCCAGATCAAATGTATATCGAAGGGCTTGCTGCAAATGATTCGGCTGTAATTCAATCGATCTATAAAAAGTTTGTTCCCAAAGTGGTTTCATTTATAATGAATAATTCTGGAGACAAGGATCAGGCGCAAGATGTGGTTCAGGAAATAATGATTTTATTATTTAATCAAGCCAAAGCCAAGTCGCTAGAGTTAACTTGCCCTTTTGATGCTTACTTCTTTTTGTTATGCAAAAGGAAATGGTTAAATGAATTGAAAAAAACATCAAATAAAGGGGTAACAATTAATGAAGATGTAGCATCTATGAATGAATCTGCACATGAGTTGGTTGATCAAACAGAAGCGTTTGAAGAAAAACAACACCTTTTTGATACGATGTTTCAAAAGCTTGGAGATAAATGTCAAGAATTATTAAAGCTGAGCTTTACAATTAAATCGATGGAGGAAGTGGCTGCAAAAATGAATGTGACTTATGGTTATGTTCGTAAAAAGAAATCGCTATGCATCGGTCAATTAACAGAGTGGATTCAGGAAACGAAAAATTTTAAAACTCTAAAAAACAAGTAG
- a CDS encoding tetratricopeptide repeat protein, protein MNEERHILFDQYLQGEMTAEERNGFEKQLSEDPEFASSFETFKNVNLHLETKFGYEQERAAFKKNLRHISDAHFDKKHKKNKAVSLKPWYYAVAASVAVLIGLFFFNYDINPVFEDFNHPEQASFTERGDTNVTLKEAEVAFNARKYKEAIPLFEEILKETKTPEIQYFYGVSLLEDNQLKKAEMVFNELKSGAPVYKDKALWNLALLKLKQKDYTACKGILETISQDYEGYDDVQELLNELD, encoded by the coding sequence ATGAACGAAGAACGCCATATATTATTCGATCAATATCTTCAGGGAGAAATGACTGCTGAGGAAAGAAATGGTTTTGAAAAACAGTTGTCTGAAGATCCAGAATTTGCTTCTTCATTTGAGACTTTCAAAAATGTAAACCTTCATTTAGAAACCAAATTTGGATATGAGCAAGAGAGAGCTGCTTTTAAGAAAAACTTGAGACATATTTCTGATGCTCATTTTGATAAAAAGCATAAAAAGAATAAAGCGGTATCTTTAAAACCTTGGTATTATGCAGTAGCAGCCTCAGTAGCTGTGTTAATAGGGTTGTTCTTTTTTAATTATGATATAAATCCTGTTTTTGAGGACTTTAATCATCCAGAGCAGGCCTCTTTTACTGAAAGAGGAGATACAAATGTAACTTTAAAAGAAGCCGAAGTAGCATTTAATGCTAGAAAATATAAAGAAGCAATTCCGCTTTTTGAAGAAATTCTTAAAGAAACCAAAACACCCGAAATTCAATATTTTTATGGCGTTTCCTTGTTGGAAGATAATCAGCTTAAGAAGGCTGAAATGGTTTTTAACGAATTAAAATCGGGAGCACCAGTGTATAAAGATAAAGCGCTGTGGAACCTTGCACTATTGAAACTAAAACAGAAAGACTATACTGCCTGTAAAGGAATCTTAGAAACTATTTCTCAAGATTATGAAGGGTATGATGATGTTCAGGAACTGCTGAACGAATTGGATTAA
- a CDS encoding DoxX family protein produces MKKNQNIGLLILRITIAFPMFIYGISKLFNGISFIQNVLEDKGLPIFLSYGVYVGEIIAPLLMIIGFRTRLAAVFFSINCLTAIFLTQTAFIFQLNENGGWALELLGIYLFGAIGIYFTGAGKIALSSKSKWD; encoded by the coding sequence ATGAAAAAAAATCAAAACATCGGCCTATTAATTCTTCGTATAACTATTGCTTTTCCAATGTTTATATACGGGATAAGTAAATTATTTAATGGAATATCCTTTATTCAAAATGTACTTGAAGACAAAGGTTTACCTATCTTTTTGAGCTACGGAGTTTATGTTGGAGAAATTATCGCTCCTTTGCTTATGATAATCGGATTTAGAACCCGCTTGGCAGCTGTATTTTTTTCAATCAATTGCCTAACAGCAATTTTTTTAACTCAAACTGCTTTTATTTTCCAATTAAATGAAAATGGTGGTTGGGCATTAGAACTATTGGGGATTTATTTATTTGGTGCAATTGGAATTTACTTTACTGGTGCAGGAAAAATAGCTCTATCTTCTAAAAGCAAATGGGACTGA